One segment of Parvularcula sp. IMCC14364 DNA contains the following:
- a CDS encoding amidohydrolase family protein codes for MKNFLKLSAAMAVCAASVLASAVAEPIAIINAELHVAGSADNPRTIENGSIVIDNGRIVSVGTNVGTPANATVIDAKGQPVTPGIFAAISGIGLEEISLNSEGTERSASGDFPISAALDAEDALNTDSSIIAISRAAGITRAYVSPLPGGKLFGGCGAVIDFTGSPDPVTKSCYAQSLTLGFSGTNRAGGTKTGLMSLLKVYLDEVLLYADDPSEYRYMAAASDLTHADLKALIPYVRGQKPFLVQVHSAPDIRRLIQVKEDYDLDIILLGAAEAWRVGPELADADIPVILNPMANLPRQFESMASTLENAARLEAAGVTVSFYDDDVHNVRLLPQLAGNAVANGMSHSGALAAITLNSAKMMGLEDQLGTLQAGKIADVVVWDGDPLEVTSRPVAVIINGKETSLENRQSILAKRYMDLSRGDKPHAYRGE; via the coding sequence GGTTCAGCCGATAATCCGCGCACTATTGAGAATGGTAGCATTGTTATCGACAATGGCCGTATTGTCTCTGTGGGGACCAATGTCGGGACGCCAGCCAATGCAACCGTGATCGATGCCAAAGGCCAGCCGGTTACACCCGGAATCTTTGCGGCAATTTCAGGTATTGGTCTGGAAGAAATTTCCCTCAACAGTGAGGGCACAGAAAGATCTGCGAGCGGAGACTTTCCCATCTCTGCCGCCCTTGACGCTGAAGATGCGCTCAATACAGACAGCAGCATTATAGCCATCAGTCGTGCGGCAGGCATCACAAGAGCCTATGTGTCGCCTTTGCCAGGCGGAAAGCTCTTTGGTGGCTGCGGGGCAGTGATTGATTTCACCGGCAGCCCGGATCCGGTAACAAAAAGCTGTTATGCCCAGAGTCTGACACTCGGGTTCTCAGGCACCAATCGTGCCGGTGGCACAAAAACGGGACTGATGTCCCTGTTGAAAGTCTATCTGGATGAAGTGCTTCTTTATGCAGATGATCCGTCTGAATACCGATATATGGCTGCGGCAAGTGACCTCACCCACGCGGACCTGAAAGCGCTGATCCCGTATGTGCGTGGTCAGAAGCCATTTCTGGTTCAGGTGCATAGCGCGCCTGATATTCGCCGACTGATTCAGGTGAAGGAAGATTATGATCTCGACATCATTCTGCTCGGAGCAGCAGAGGCCTGGCGTGTCGGGCCTGAACTGGCTGATGCAGATATTCCTGTCATTCTCAATCCAATGGCCAACCTGCCACGTCAGTTCGAGTCCATGGCGTCAACGCTGGAAAATGCTGCCCGTCTTGAAGCCGCTGGCGTGACCGTCAGTTTCTATGATGACGATGTGCACAATGTCCGGTTGCTGCCACAGCTTGCAGGAAATGCCGTTGCAAATGGCATGTCTCATTCTGGTGCCCTTGCCGCGATCACACTCAACAGTGCAAAGATGATGGGCCTTGAAGATCAGCTTGGTACGTTGCAGGCAGGCAAGATTGCCGATGTTGTTGTCTGGGATGGTGACCCCCTTGAGGTGACGTCCCGACCTGTCGCTGTCATTATCAATGGCAAAGAGACGTCGCTGGAAAATCGTCAGTCCATTCTGGCAAAACGCTATATGGACCTTTCCAGAGGTGACAAACCACATGCCTATCGTGGTGAATAA
- a CDS encoding Crp/Fnr family transcriptional regulator, which produces MSELNDSLKYELKKNVFFSAYSEQELEDLFSLAKTVTFKSRKEIFGQGDQGDSMYILLSGRVKISTYSSAGKETVLSFFGPGDILGEIALLDEGPRTAAAHVLEETRALQLYRKDFLPFIEKHPRIALQIISVLCQRLRRTDMFIEEVVTMQAAPRLARALLRLADVHGKEDPDGSTRIHLKLSQGNLGAHAGLMRENVNRQLKIWEEGGILSNDNGIIVLHKISMLEEVIAEATS; this is translated from the coding sequence ATGAGTGAGTTAAATGACAGCCTGAAATATGAGCTGAAAAAAAATGTTTTTTTCAGCGCGTATAGCGAGCAGGAACTCGAAGACCTGTTTTCGTTGGCCAAGACTGTCACGTTCAAAAGCCGGAAAGAAATTTTTGGCCAAGGCGATCAGGGAGACAGCATGTATATATTGCTGTCTGGCCGTGTAAAGATCAGTACATATTCTTCGGCGGGCAAAGAAACGGTGCTCAGCTTTTTCGGGCCGGGAGATATCCTTGGTGAGATCGCCTTGCTGGACGAAGGGCCGCGCACGGCCGCAGCCCATGTGTTGGAAGAAACACGTGCGTTACAGCTCTATCGCAAGGACTTCCTGCCATTTATTGAGAAGCATCCGCGCATCGCCTTGCAGATAATCAGTGTATTGTGTCAGCGCCTGCGTCGTACAGACATGTTTATTGAAGAGGTTGTGACCATGCAGGCGGCCCCGCGACTGGCGCGGGCGCTGTTGCGCCTGGCAGATGTTCATGGCAAGGAAGACCCTGATGGCAGTACGCGTATTCATTTGAAACTGTCCCAGGGCAATCTGGGTGCACATGCAGGACTGATGCGTGAAAACGTCAACCGGCAGCTCAAGATCTGGGAAGAAGGCGGGATCCTCTCAAACGATAACGGCATCATCGTTCTGCATAAAATATCAATGCTGGAAGAAGTCATCGCCGAGGCCACAAGCTGA
- a CDS encoding polyhydroxyalkanoic acid system family protein, with the protein MARPVTITLSHDLGKEEARRRVEENFDKIKSAMSGGIKFRFTEEWSGDRLSFTAKGLGQNIKGDIDIFEAHVRIVAVLPSLLAGIAESISGSVEKQGQILLEKK; encoded by the coding sequence ATGGCGCGTCCAGTCACGATCACCCTGTCCCACGACCTCGGCAAAGAAGAAGCTCGTCGCCGGGTTGAGGAAAATTTCGACAAGATCAAATCTGCCATGTCAGGCGGCATAAAGTTTCGTTTTACCGAGGAATGGTCGGGTGACAGACTGTCATTCACGGCGAAGGGCCTTGGGCAGAATATCAAGGGTGATATTGACATATTCGAAGCGCATGTGCGGATCGTGGCTGTGCTGCCGTCGCTCCTTGCAGGCATTGCTGAATCCATCTCCGGCAGTGTTGAGAAACAGGGCCAGATATTACTGGAAAAGAAGTAA
- a CDS encoding MATE family efflux transporter, whose protein sequence is MKTSVPIKRPAKFLEGNLMRHVAIMAFSASAGLLSMFAVDFIDLYFISLLGDVAITAGVGFAGTLIFFNMSVSIGLMIAVSALTARRLGRDDEEGARRIATSAVALGLMVSIVIAVLFWIFAPQLLDMIGATGDAKAHATRYLRIVVPSLPVAVFAMSSSGILRAHGDARRAMNATLAGGIVNAILDPILIFGLSFGLEGAAMASVAARFAMAWFAIAPILKHYGGFAPFERDKFREHLQPILKIAVPAVLTNIATPIGNLIVTRFIAPYGDSAIAAYAVIGRLTPLAFCVVYALSGAVGPIIGQNFGAENYARVRETVIKALIFTAAYSLFIWGVLLVSAGFIGEQFGLDQTGQNLVSVFAIVITPLFFFNGVLFIGNASFNNLGRPTWSTWLNWGKNTIGVAPFVMIGSAVGDASGVLVGQAIGGIIFAGIGILLVFRLIERYRTGKIVHAD, encoded by the coding sequence GTGAAAACCTCTGTCCCCATCAAACGCCCGGCGAAATTCCTCGAGGGAAATCTGATGCGCCATGTGGCCATCATGGCCTTCAGCGCGAGTGCGGGGCTTTTGTCCATGTTCGCAGTGGATTTCATAGATTTATACTTCATCTCCCTTTTGGGGGATGTGGCGATTACCGCCGGTGTGGGATTCGCGGGCACGCTCATCTTTTTTAATATGAGCGTCTCAATCGGCCTGATGATTGCCGTGAGTGCCCTGACGGCCAGACGGCTGGGCCGGGATGATGAGGAAGGGGCGCGGCGTATCGCCACCAGTGCTGTTGCGCTGGGTCTTATGGTCAGCATTGTTATCGCTGTCCTGTTCTGGATATTTGCACCACAACTGCTGGACATGATCGGGGCGACTGGCGATGCCAAAGCCCACGCAACCCGATATCTGAGAATTGTCGTGCCGTCCTTGCCGGTGGCTGTCTTTGCCATGTCCAGCTCTGGCATCCTGCGTGCGCACGGCGATGCGCGTCGCGCCATGAACGCAACGCTTGCTGGCGGCATCGTCAATGCCATCCTCGACCCAATCCTGATTTTCGGCCTGTCTTTCGGTCTTGAAGGGGCCGCCATGGCATCGGTTGCAGCGCGGTTCGCGATGGCATGGTTTGCCATCGCGCCAATCCTCAAACATTATGGCGGCTTCGCCCCATTTGAGCGAGACAAATTCCGGGAACACTTACAGCCGATCCTCAAGATTGCGGTACCGGCTGTGTTGACCAACATTGCAACACCGATCGGCAATCTCATCGTCACACGCTTCATTGCCCCTTATGGGGACTCGGCTATCGCTGCCTATGCTGTGATCGGCCGTCTGACACCGCTGGCATTTTGCGTCGTTTACGCACTCTCTGGTGCTGTTGGGCCAATCATTGGGCAGAATTTCGGCGCCGAAAACTATGCCCGTGTGCGCGAAACGGTCATCAAGGCCCTGATTTTTACAGCAGCATACAGCCTGTTTATCTGGGGCGTTTTGCTTGTTTCCGCTGGCTTCATTGGCGAACAGTTCGGCCTCGACCAGACCGGACAGAACCTGGTCTCGGTTTTTGCCATTGTCATAACACCGTTGTTTTTTTTCAACGGGGTTCTGTTCATTGGCAATGCCAGCTTCAACAACCTGGGCCGACCGACCTGGTCCACATGGTTGAACTGGGGGAAAAACACCATTGGGGTAGCGCCATTTGTGATGATCGGTTCTGCGGTCGGCGATGCATCAGGTGTTCTGGTGGGGCAGGCGATTGGCGGCATTATTTTTGCCGGGATCGGTATCCTGCTCGTTTTTCGCCTGATCGAGCGCTATCGCACAGGCAAGATTGTCCATGCTGACTAG